The Lysinibacillus pakistanensis genome includes a window with the following:
- a CDS encoding endonuclease MutS2, translated as MNYTTLEKLQYNELKENVKCYCVSGLGKQLLDKLEPSSSISVVRNRLNETTEARAILDAEGHIPFLGVTNIDSTIKKLEKGVILDPSELISISDFLRGCRKIKKFMLEKEFFAPVLASYALSMAEFKSVEEEINFAIKANRVDSAASRELKRIRNHIDTTEEKIKERLTKFLNSSANKTYIQEFFISKKDDRYTIPIKASYKNHVQGTVVEISAKGATVFIEPSAVAKLNVELATLKAEEAIEEYQILASLSGLLMENIREITINMELISQYDMVFAKAKYSKQVGGIEPSLNEYGTIKLINGKHPLLPGNAVPLTFEIGQDYRSLIITGPNAGGKTVVLKTIGLLTLATMSGFHIVAEKGTEIAVFDNIFVDIGDNQSIENALSTFSSHMKNLSDIMMASNNHTLLLFDEIGSGTEPNEGAALAISILEEFYHMGCITVATTHYGEIKRFSEMHSDFMNAAMRFNSETLEPLYQLMIGASGESNALWISQKMNIRKTVLQRAKDYLDNKDYQLERVHDSKIRRPKIGKEGTKMNHEFSKGDRVKLLDYDDVGLVYKEVDNYCNVVVYYKEQFMEVNIKRLVLELSATELYPEDYDVETLFVDYKERKLQHDIDRGSKKALRRIQKEMRRDKR; from the coding sequence ATGAATTATACTACTCTTGAGAAGTTACAATATAATGAATTGAAGGAAAATGTAAAATGCTACTGTGTGAGTGGATTAGGTAAACAGTTATTGGATAAATTAGAGCCAAGTTCTAGCATATCTGTTGTGAGAAATCGATTGAACGAAACGACAGAGGCACGGGCCATTTTAGATGCAGAGGGGCATATTCCTTTTTTAGGCGTAACAAATATTGACAGTACCATCAAAAAGCTTGAAAAAGGGGTTATTTTAGATCCAAGTGAGTTAATAAGCATTTCAGATTTTTTACGTGGATGTCGCAAAATAAAAAAATTTATGTTGGAGAAGGAGTTTTTTGCGCCAGTTCTTGCTTCCTATGCTCTTTCAATGGCTGAATTTAAAAGTGTAGAAGAGGAAATAAATTTTGCGATTAAAGCTAATCGCGTAGATTCAGCAGCTAGTCGAGAACTAAAGCGCATTCGAAACCATATTGATACGACAGAGGAGAAAATTAAAGAACGCTTAACAAAATTTTTAAACAGTAGTGCAAATAAAACCTATATACAGGAATTTTTTATTAGTAAAAAGGATGATCGTTACACAATTCCTATTAAGGCGTCCTATAAAAATCATGTGCAGGGAACAGTGGTGGAAATTTCAGCGAAGGGTGCTACAGTTTTTATAGAACCTAGTGCAGTCGCAAAATTAAATGTAGAGTTGGCGACCCTGAAAGCGGAGGAAGCTATCGAGGAATATCAGATTTTAGCTTCATTATCAGGACTTCTGATGGAAAATATTCGCGAAATCACGATTAATATGGAGTTGATTAGTCAGTATGATATGGTTTTTGCTAAAGCTAAGTATAGCAAGCAAGTAGGAGGCATTGAGCCAAGCTTGAACGAATATGGCACTATCAAATTAATCAATGGGAAGCACCCTTTATTACCAGGAAATGCGGTGCCATTAACGTTTGAAATCGGTCAAGATTACCGAAGCTTGATTATAACAGGGCCTAATGCTGGTGGAAAAACGGTAGTCCTCAAGACGATCGGCCTTTTAACATTGGCAACCATGTCAGGCTTTCATATCGTAGCCGAAAAAGGAACCGAAATAGCTGTATTTGATAATATCTTCGTAGATATTGGTGATAATCAAAGTATTGAAAATGCCCTTAGTACATTTTCATCTCATATGAAAAATCTTTCGGATATTATGATGGCATCGAATAATCATACATTATTACTTTTTGATGAAATTGGCAGTGGGACGGAACCAAACGAAGGAGCGGCATTAGCTATATCTATTTTAGAGGAATTCTATCATATGGGCTGTATAACAGTTGCTACAACCCATTACGGTGAAATAAAACGTTTTTCTGAAATGCATAGTGATTTTATGAATGCGGCTATGCGTTTTAATAGCGAAACATTGGAGCCATTGTATCAATTAATGATTGGTGCCTCTGGCGAAAGTAATGCGCTTTGGATTTCACAGAAAATGAATATTCGCAAAACAGTATTACAGCGTGCGAAGGACTATTTGGACAATAAGGATTACCAGCTAGAAAGGGTTCATGACAGTAAAATTAGAAGGCCCAAGATAGGAAAAGAGGGCACAAAGATGAACCATGAATTTTCCAAAGGGGATCGAGTGAAATTATTAGATTATGATGATGTTGGGCTTGTCTACAAAGAAGTAGATAATTACTGTAATGTTGTCGTGTATTATAAGGAACAGTTTATGGAGGTAAATATTAAGCGTTTGGTATTAGAGCTTTCTGCAACTGAACTATATCCTGAAGATTATGATGTGGAAACATTATTTGTAGACTATAAAGAACGCAAGCTTCAGCATGATATCGATCGTGGCTCAAAAAAAGCTCTACGCAGGATTCAGAAGGAAATGAGAAGGGATAAAAGGTAA
- a CDS encoding helix-turn-helix domain-containing protein, which translates to MNSLGTRIRNLRKERKFTLEALAGDRLTKGMLSQIENDKAKPSMESLDYIAERLGVKASELLEEIAPSTIRHLLERVEIFYAQIQLGDTKNLEQTIEMIKPYVEELPLSYEAGRLLYIYAVAQYQAGITTWESPLNRARFIFKEINLLSHWFETYVIQSAVFMEGRNYNMAYSCILQAKEEAEQENYQLDSRDAGKMAYYISIFQLAIGEYEAGKQLVKESIANAHKNQFYYYIDDMYRIAAFCAMVDNDFEQTEHLITKLEQYRVFVEQADVDAFIFTLRAHYYNNYTHDYEKALEEIERFRPLMDMGAIKFDKNLYYCEKGKSLYLLGRYEEAKEAFAHFTNIPSFFLHPFDILGFNECFSYKALCYAHFGELTTAYEIAKMAYMDSQDLIDLPYKQKIEETYYSIKGQIDTV; encoded by the coding sequence GTGAACTCTTTAGGTACACGAATTCGCAATTTAAGAAAGGAACGAAAATTTACATTAGAGGCTCTTGCTGGCGATCGTCTTACAAAAGGAATGCTAAGTCAAATTGAAAATGATAAGGCTAAGCCCTCGATGGAAAGCCTTGACTATATCGCGGAGCGTTTAGGGGTAAAAGCAAGTGAATTACTTGAAGAAATAGCACCATCTACAATACGACATCTTTTAGAGCGGGTGGAAATTTTTTATGCACAAATACAGCTTGGTGATACAAAAAATCTGGAACAAACTATAGAGATGATTAAGCCTTATGTAGAAGAGCTCCCACTTAGCTATGAAGCAGGTCGTTTACTGTATATTTACGCGGTAGCACAATATCAAGCAGGCATAACGACATGGGAATCGCCACTCAATCGTGCACGCTTTATATTTAAAGAAATTAATTTACTGAGTCATTGGTTTGAAACCTACGTTATACAATCAGCTGTATTCATGGAAGGTCGAAACTATAATATGGCTTATTCCTGTATCTTACAGGCTAAGGAAGAGGCTGAGCAGGAAAATTATCAACTTGATTCACGAGATGCTGGGAAAATGGCTTATTATATTAGCATTTTTCAATTAGCTATCGGAGAATATGAAGCAGGTAAGCAACTTGTTAAAGAGTCAATTGCCAATGCACATAAAAACCAATTTTATTATTATATTGATGATATGTATCGTATAGCAGCGTTTTGTGCCATGGTTGACAATGATTTCGAACAAACAGAGCATTTGATAACAAAGCTAGAGCAATATCGTGTTTTTGTGGAACAAGCGGATGTGGATGCCTTTATTTTCACATTACGAGCTCACTATTATAACAATTACACCCATGATTATGAAAAGGCACTAGAGGAAATAGAGCGTTTTCGTCCACTTATGGATATGGGAGCCATCAAATTTGATAAAAACCTATATTATTGTGAAAAAGGTAAATCCTTATATTTGCTAGGTCGATACGAAGAAGCTAAGGAAGCTTTTGCACATTTTACAAACATCCCATCATTCTTCCTACATCCATTTGACATTTTAGGCTTTAATGAATGCTTCTCCTATAAGGCACTCTGTTATGCACATTTTGGTGAGTTAACAACAGCCTATGAAATTGCAAAAATGGCCTATATGGATTCACAGGATTTAATCGATCTTCCGTATAAGCAAAAAATTGAAGAAACCTATTATTCCATTAAGGGACAGATTGACACTGTGTAA
- a CDS encoding MFS transporter produces the protein MDEAAKYKKATYHLWTFTASKLIAMLGTNVLSFGISLYILAMTGSATSFATNMICSVLPRALVAPIAGHVADNYPKKRTILLAQAGTILTVGGLLLYTETVGMSVYAIYVATVVNTICSAFSGVTFSSAIATLVNPERLQRAISFNQLSVSVAAIGGPIIGGMMYGFFSMKVFLIINMIAYSIAFLLEATMNFTLYSTRDGDVKKEKIWEGLTSGFRYIKQQKVIKTVMWMSLWINLFFSAIVVGGTYIIIELLKVKSTHFGFIEASGAFGMLIASVYFATRAEVKVPLRFSKISLLLLASSLSLAVLPLLMKLSYLTIVIFYIVIYFIFAIFEMGINMPIGVYMQKLISEEYRGRVFGLMETMAMSMMPIGMLVYGILYDTLPATAILLSTSAIIVTITLVLLRTSVLKEAHPEFYNKEIVTESVTN, from the coding sequence ATGGATGAAGCAGCAAAATATAAAAAAGCAACCTATCATTTATGGACATTTACAGCCAGCAAATTGATAGCGATGCTAGGGACAAATGTGCTATCCTTTGGGATTAGTTTGTATATCTTAGCCATGACGGGGTCTGCAACAAGCTTTGCGACCAACATGATATGTTCAGTATTACCGCGAGCACTTGTTGCACCTATAGCTGGCCATGTTGCTGATAATTACCCGAAAAAACGTACAATTCTACTTGCACAAGCAGGAACGATTTTAACAGTAGGGGGCTTACTGCTCTACACAGAAACAGTAGGGATGTCGGTTTATGCTATTTATGTAGCAACAGTTGTTAATACGATTTGCTCCGCTTTTTCAGGTGTAACATTTTCATCAGCTATCGCAACATTGGTCAATCCAGAGCGATTACAGCGTGCCATATCATTTAACCAATTATCAGTGTCAGTTGCTGCAATAGGGGGGCCTATAATCGGGGGAATGATGTATGGTTTTTTCTCAATGAAAGTATTTTTAATAATCAATATGATTGCCTATTCAATTGCTTTTCTCTTGGAGGCAACGATGAACTTCACCCTTTATAGTACAAGAGATGGAGATGTGAAAAAGGAAAAGATTTGGGAAGGGCTTACTAGTGGCTTTCGTTACATTAAGCAGCAAAAGGTTATTAAAACCGTAATGTGGATGTCATTATGGATTAATTTATTCTTCTCTGCCATTGTTGTTGGTGGGACTTATATTATTATTGAATTACTAAAAGTAAAATCTACACATTTTGGCTTTATCGAGGCTTCTGGTGCTTTTGGTATGCTCATTGCCTCCGTTTATTTTGCGACAAGGGCAGAGGTTAAAGTACCGTTACGTTTTTCTAAAATCAGTTTATTGCTGCTAGCAAGTAGTTTGAGCTTAGCCGTATTACCATTATTGATGAAATTATCGTATTTAACGATTGTGATTTTTTATATTGTGATTTACTTTATTTTTGCAATCTTTGAAATGGGTATTAATATGCCTATTGGTGTTTATATGCAAAAGCTAATATCAGAGGAATATCGAGGACGTGTATTTGGGTTAATGGAAACGATGGCTATGTCGATGATGCCAATTGGTATGTTGGTGTATGGCATCCTGTACGATACATTACCAGCAACGGCGATTTTACTCTCTACTAGTGCGATTATTGTGACGATTACATTGGTTTTGCTCCGAACTTCTGTCTTAAAAGAAGCACACCCAGAATTTTATAATAAAGAAATTGTAACGGAGAGTGTAACAAATTAA
- a CDS encoding LutC/YkgG family protein yields the protein MIGTIENRDAFLSKIAQQLGRAPKTELTQPIWQYQPQGRVLKDATKDELVEVLVEQCKNIHTDIILTNTANLSKDLQKVVDNYGRRSVVTWRDERFERYGLTLFMTEHWSQMGIQLYEWNSAQHEENIRQAEKANIGITISEITLAESGTAVLFSSKNKGRSVSFLPEKSIILIPKSTIVPRMTQAARFIREKIRDGEQIASCINFITGPSNSADIEMILIVGVHGPIKATYIVIEDQ from the coding sequence ATGATAGGTACCATAGAAAATAGAGATGCCTTTTTATCAAAAATCGCTCAGCAGCTTGGACGTGCACCCAAAACTGAGCTTACACAACCTATATGGCAATATCAGCCACAAGGGAGAGTGCTAAAGGATGCAACAAAAGATGAATTAGTAGAGGTTTTGGTGGAGCAATGTAAAAATATTCATACAGACATTATTTTAACAAATACAGCTAATCTTTCGAAGGATTTACAAAAAGTCGTAGATAATTATGGACGTCGTTCAGTAGTTACATGGAGAGATGAGCGTTTTGAACGTTATGGCCTAACATTATTTATGACAGAGCACTGGTCACAAATGGGCATTCAACTTTATGAATGGAACTCGGCACAGCATGAGGAAAATATTCGGCAGGCTGAAAAAGCAAATATCGGCATTACCATAAGTGAAATAACATTAGCTGAATCAGGAACTGCTGTACTTTTTAGTAGCAAGAATAAAGGTAGATCTGTTAGCTTCTTACCGGAGAAATCCATTATTTTAATTCCTAAAAGTACAATTGTTCCACGTATGACACAAGCCGCCCGCTTCATTCGTGAAAAAATAAGAGATGGAGAGCAAATCGCCTCCTGTATCAACTTTATTACAGGACCAAGTAACTCTGCTGATATCGAAATGATTCTGATTGTAGGTGTACACGGACCTATTAAAGCTACATACATCGTCATTGAAGATCAGTAA
- a CDS encoding LutB/LldF family L-lactate oxidation iron-sulfur protein has protein sequence MAMKTSDDLFNDRVTKELDNTFMRGAVSSAQERFQTRRLTQAEELGHWEEWRSHGEEIRKHVLANLDFYLYQLSENVAQRGGHVYFAQTAKEATDYIRGIAKKKNAKKIVKSKSMVTEEINLNTVLEELSCEVIETDLGEYILQVDDHEPPSHIVVPALHKNKEQIRDVFKEKQGYDKTEKPEELALYVREKLRKEYLTADIGITGCNFAIAESGSITLVTNEGNADLVTALPKTQITVMGMERIVPTFEEMEVLVSLLTRSAVGQKLTSYITTLTGIKEEGDTDGPEEFHLVIVDNGRSDILGGEFQSILQCIRCAACVNACPVYRHVGGHTYGSIYSGPVGVVLSPLLGGYDDFKELPYASTLCGACTEACPVKIPLHQLIHRHRQVIVENEGRAPVSEKLLMKAFGLGASSPTLYKMAAKMASPTMSPFTKDNKISNGPGPLKAWTETRDFPAPNKNKFRNWLKQRSKGGEQ, from the coding sequence ATGGCCATGAAAACTAGTGACGATCTATTTAATGATCGAGTAACAAAGGAGTTAGACAATACATTTATGCGTGGAGCTGTGTCAAGTGCACAGGAACGCTTTCAAACACGTCGACTTACACAGGCTGAAGAGCTTGGTCATTGGGAGGAATGGCGCTCTCATGGTGAAGAAATTCGCAAGCATGTACTAGCAAACTTAGATTTTTACTTGTATCAGTTGAGTGAAAATGTTGCACAAAGAGGTGGTCATGTTTACTTTGCGCAAACTGCAAAAGAAGCTACAGACTATATTCGAGGCATTGCAAAAAAGAAAAATGCTAAGAAAATCGTAAAATCTAAATCAATGGTTACAGAAGAAATCAACTTAAATACTGTGTTAGAAGAGCTTAGTTGTGAAGTTATTGAGACAGATTTAGGTGAATACATTTTGCAGGTGGATGATCATGAGCCGCCATCCCACATCGTTGTTCCAGCCTTGCATAAAAATAAGGAGCAGATTAGAGACGTCTTTAAAGAAAAGCAAGGCTATGATAAAACTGAAAAACCAGAGGAGCTTGCCCTCTATGTCCGTGAAAAACTTCGTAAAGAGTATTTGACTGCTGATATTGGCATCACAGGCTGTAATTTTGCCATTGCAGAGAGCGGCTCTATCACACTTGTTACAAATGAAGGTAACGCAGATTTAGTGACTGCCCTGCCAAAAACTCAAATTACAGTTATGGGCATGGAACGAATTGTTCCCACTTTTGAAGAGATGGAGGTACTTGTCAGTTTATTAACAAGAAGCGCTGTTGGACAAAAGCTTACTAGCTATATTACAACTTTAACGGGGATAAAAGAAGAAGGAGATACAGATGGTCCTGAGGAATTCCATTTAGTTATTGTTGATAATGGGCGCTCCGATATTTTAGGAGGCGAATTCCAGTCAATTCTACAATGTATTCGCTGTGCAGCATGTGTCAATGCATGTCCTGTTTATCGTCATGTTGGTGGTCATACGTACGGCTCCATCTATTCAGGACCTGTGGGTGTTGTACTTTCTCCATTATTAGGTGGCTACGATGATTTTAAGGAGTTACCATATGCCTCCACACTGTGTGGGGCATGTACAGAGGCTTGTCCTGTGAAAATTCCATTACATCAGCTTATTCATCGGCATCGTCAAGTAATTGTGGAAAACGAAGGAAGAGCACCTGTTTCTGAAAAATTACTCATGAAGGCTTTTGGTCTAGGTGCCTCCTCCCCTACCCTTTATAAAATGGCAGCAAAAATGGCCTCACCTACAATGTCGCCATTTACTAAAGACAATAAAATCTCAAATGGCCCTGGTCCATTAAAAGCATGGACCGAGACAAGAGATTTTCCAGCACCAAATAAAAATAAATTTAGAAACTGGCTGAAGCAACGTTCTAAAGGAGGAGAGCAGTGA
- a CDS encoding (Fe-S)-binding protein, with protein sequence MKVSLFATCLVDMFQGDVGKAVVEVLERLGCDIDFPENQICCGQPAYNSGYVKESKNAMKKMISAFEHAEYVVSPSGSCAYMFKEYPEVFQGDPIWEQKAQALADKTYEFTEFIVNVLKIENVGAHLESTATYHTSCHMTRLLGVKEAPLKLLRQVKGLQYVELPGKDRCCGFGGTFSVKMGNISGEMVTEKVHDVEQTEADILIGADAGCLINIGGRINRQGKPIKVMHIAEVLNCQ encoded by the coding sequence ATGAAAGTTTCACTATTTGCCACTTGTTTAGTTGATATGTTTCAAGGGGATGTAGGAAAAGCTGTTGTTGAAGTACTTGAAAGACTTGGCTGTGATATTGACTTTCCAGAAAATCAAATTTGCTGCGGACAGCCAGCCTATAATAGCGGCTACGTAAAGGAATCTAAAAATGCCATGAAAAAAATGATTTCAGCCTTTGAACATGCTGAATATGTGGTCTCCCCTTCAGGATCCTGTGCGTATATGTTTAAGGAATATCCAGAAGTTTTTCAGGGGGACCCTATTTGGGAACAAAAAGCACAAGCATTAGCAGATAAAACCTATGAATTTACTGAATTTATTGTCAATGTATTAAAGATTGAGAATGTAGGAGCCCATTTAGAAAGCACAGCTACTTATCATACCTCCTGCCATATGACCCGTCTACTTGGAGTAAAAGAAGCACCACTTAAATTATTACGTCAAGTGAAAGGTTTACAGTATGTGGAATTGCCAGGAAAAGATCGCTGTTGCGGATTTGGTGGGACCTTTTCAGTAAAAATGGGCAACATCTCAGGAGAAATGGTTACTGAAAAAGTACACGATGTGGAACAGACAGAAGCAGATATCCTAATTGGCGCTGATGCTGGTTGTTTAATCAATATTGGCGGTCGAATTAATCGACAGGGAAAGCCAATTAAAGTGATGCATATTGCAGAAGTATTAAATTGCCAATAG
- a CDS encoding FadR/GntR family transcriptional regulator — MELRKIKPKKIYEEVSEILYEKIRAGALKPGDRLDSVEQLAEQLQVSRSAIREALSALKAMGLIEIKQGSGTFVKSIQPSQLDFPLSTAILTNKQDVSHLLEVRKIIEVGAAASAAIHRTDEDIQAMIQILDEMKRVQGDGELGEKVDFQFHAAISKASQNPLLATILDQVSGLMIETMKETRRIWLYSKKTTSEQLYDEHMQIFLAIKQQNEELAKHAMASHLRNVEKILMQYFETTESMK; from the coding sequence TTGGAATTAAGAAAAATTAAACCGAAAAAAATATATGAGGAAGTATCTGAAATCCTTTACGAAAAAATCAGAGCAGGGGCACTGAAACCTGGTGATCGTCTTGACTCTGTTGAACAGCTTGCAGAGCAATTACAGGTAAGTAGATCTGCTATAAGAGAGGCACTTTCTGCTTTAAAGGCTATGGGATTAATTGAAATTAAACAGGGCTCAGGAACATTTGTTAAAAGCATTCAGCCTAGCCAACTCGATTTTCCACTATCGACAGCGATTTTAACAAATAAACAAGATGTCTCCCATTTGCTAGAAGTACGTAAAATCATTGAAGTAGGTGCTGCTGCAAGTGCAGCTATCCATCGAACGGACGAAGACATTCAAGCAATGATTCAAATATTGGATGAAATGAAACGTGTACAAGGAGATGGCGAGCTAGGTGAAAAAGTGGATTTCCAATTTCACGCGGCCATTTCAAAAGCTTCTCAAAATCCCCTACTTGCAACTATATTAGATCAAGTCTCAGGATTAATGATTGAAACGATGAAAGAGACACGTCGGATTTGGCTATATTCTAAAAAAACAACAAGTGAACAGCTATACGATGAGCATATGCAAATCTTCCTTGCCATTAAACAGCAAAATGAAGAGCTAGCAAAGCATGCTATGGCTTCCCATTTAAGAAATGTGGAAAAGATTTTAATGCAATATTTTGAAACAACTGAATCAATGAAATAA
- a CDS encoding cytochrome c biogenesis CcdA family protein, which produces MGTDINVFLAFGAGFLSFISPCTLPLYPAFLSYITGMTLDELKSERGMMQKRAVFHTLFFLLGFSIIFIMIGLGASLAAEFFLNYQTLLRQVGAILIVVFGLMIVGLLQIDFLMRDRKFQFKNRPSGYLGSVLIGIAFAAGWTPCTGPILASIIMLASTNPGAGFSYMLAYYLGFAIPFFVLSFFISRMTWIRTHSQKIVKIGGYIMIAVGILLFFDGLTYITRLLQPIFGGFTGF; this is translated from the coding sequence ATGGGAACAGATATTAACGTATTTTTAGCTTTTGGTGCAGGGTTTTTGAGTTTTATTTCTCCATGTACCCTTCCATTGTATCCAGCATTTTTATCATACATAACGGGTATGACTTTAGATGAGCTAAAATCTGAACGAGGTATGATGCAAAAGCGTGCAGTTTTTCACACCTTGTTCTTTTTACTAGGATTTTCAATTATCTTTATTATGATAGGACTAGGAGCATCATTAGCAGCAGAGTTCTTCCTTAATTATCAAACCTTATTACGTCAGGTTGGGGCTATTTTAATCGTCGTATTTGGTTTAATGATTGTAGGTTTACTACAAATTGACTTTTTAATGAGGGATCGTAAATTCCAATTTAAAAATAGACCATCAGGTTATTTGGGGTCCGTTCTAATCGGAATAGCCTTTGCAGCTGGTTGGACACCATGTACAGGTCCAATTTTAGCGTCGATTATAATGTTAGCTAGTACAAACCCTGGTGCAGGCTTTAGCTATATGCTTGCTTATTATTTAGGCTTTGCGATTCCATTCTTCGTGTTATCATTCTTTATTTCACGTATGACTTGGATTCGAACACACAGCCAAAAAATAGTGAAAATCGGTGGTTATATAATGATTGCCGTTGGGATATTGTTATTCTTTGATGGGTTAACATATATTACACGCTTGTTACAGCCTATTTTCGGTGGATTTACGGGCTTCTAA
- a CDS encoding response regulator, with protein MPTVLVVDDTLFMRVAISNMFTEWGYEVVGKAANGKEAVAMYRELQPDLVTMDVTMPVMTGIAAVKTIIPEFPNAKIIMITALGQQKLIVEAIESGAKDFITKPFEPERLKSVVDQLLGQNC; from the coding sequence ATGCCTACAGTTTTGGTAGTGGATGATACGCTATTTATGCGTGTTGCCATAAGTAATATGTTTACGGAATGGGGTTATGAGGTAGTCGGCAAGGCTGCCAATGGGAAGGAAGCTGTGGCGATGTATCGAGAGTTACAACCAGATCTTGTCACGATGGATGTAACGATGCCCGTTATGACAGGTATTGCGGCAGTAAAAACAATCATCCCTGAATTCCCAAATGCAAAAATAATTATGATTACAGCTTTAGGCCAACAAAAATTAATTGTGGAAGCAATTGAAAGTGGTGCGAAAGATTTTATCACAAAACCATTTGAGCCAGAAAGATTGAAATCTGTAGTTGATCAATTGCTTGGACAAAATTGTTAA
- a CDS encoding CcdC family protein — MLSNIPSHYYVIGSTIMAILMGSFVMVIRMRASKKPTNEKKIIIPPIAMSSGALMFLFEQFRVPPMQILEASAVGMVFSTILIATSKFEVKGQDIYLKRSKAFVFILIGLLVFRVVAKMILSSSIDVGELAGMFWILAFAMLVPWRIAMLVQFIKVKKTIPLKNL; from the coding sequence ATGTTAAGCAATATCCCTTCTCACTATTATGTTATAGGTTCGACCATAATGGCCATTTTAATGGGTAGCTTTGTCATGGTAATACGGATGAGAGCATCCAAAAAACCAACAAATGAGAAGAAAATTATCATTCCACCTATCGCAATGTCTTCAGGTGCGTTAATGTTTTTATTTGAACAATTCCGTGTACCGCCTATGCAAATTTTAGAGGCGTCAGCAGTCGGAATGGTGTTCTCAACAATACTAATTGCTACTTCAAAATTTGAAGTAAAGGGACAAGATATTTATTTAAAACGTTCAAAAGCCTTCGTTTTTATTTTAATTGGGCTATTAGTGTTCCGAGTTGTGGCGAAAATGATATTAAGTAGCTCCATTGATGTTGGTGAGTTAGCAGGAATGTTTTGGATTTTAGCCTTTGCCATGTTAGTTCCTTGGCGAATTGCCATGCTTGTTCAATTTATCAAAGTCAAAAAAACCATTCCGCTTAAAAATTTGTAA